One Sphingomicrobium marinum genomic window carries:
- a CDS encoding 5' nucleotidase, NT5C type has translation MTQLFLDVDGVLADFDGGVVRLTGLTPEQLEAQRGRGGFWKALARAEGFYANLDPLPGAEDMVERLRHLKPILLTGLPLGKWAAPQKRKWAQRHFPDLKIVTCMARDKWRYARPGDVLVDDREKARNPWVEQGKGRFVLHRSPETTLEELSWIFPSVSAP, from the coding sequence GTGACGCAGCTTTTCCTGGACGTCGACGGCGTGCTCGCCGATTTCGATGGCGGTGTGGTGCGTCTCACCGGCCTCACGCCCGAACAGCTAGAAGCGCAGCGCGGACGCGGCGGGTTCTGGAAGGCGCTAGCGCGCGCGGAAGGTTTTTATGCCAATCTGGATCCCCTGCCCGGCGCTGAAGACATGGTCGAGCGACTGCGTCACCTGAAGCCTATCCTCCTAACCGGCCTGCCATTGGGCAAATGGGCGGCCCCGCAAAAACGCAAATGGGCGCAGCGGCATTTTCCTGATCTGAAAATCGTCACCTGCATGGCGCGCGACAAGTGGCGCTACGCCCGCCCGGGTGACGTGCTGGTCGACGATCGAGAAAAAGCCCGGAATCCGTGGGTCGAACAAGGCAAGGGCCGCTTCGTGCTGCACCGCAGCCCCGAAACGACCCTTGAAGAATTGAGCTGGATTTTCCCGTCTGTCAGCGCCCCTTAG
- a CDS encoding LytR/AlgR family response regulator transcription factor, with product MMTDKLTVLVADDEPLAAERLQILIERMDGLELVGIAEDGDEAVAKANELKPDILLLDIAMPGLDGIEVARALGKQQDAPAVIFVTAFDQFAVAAFEVAAVDYVMKPVDQDRLVTAIDRAKAAIETRDEDLGELATGKEKSPWLEEFWASDLSGLVRIAARDIERVTAERDYMRLHVGQRSWLIHHSMTALEEGLDPSVFVRLHRSAMVRRDFIAGFSRNASGRWVARLADGTEQPVGRLYSEKVREIAAR from the coding sequence ATGATGACTGACAAATTGACGGTGCTCGTGGCCGATGACGAGCCGCTGGCAGCCGAGCGCCTGCAGATCCTTATCGAGCGCATGGACGGGCTCGAACTCGTCGGTATCGCCGAAGATGGCGATGAAGCCGTCGCCAAGGCCAACGAGCTCAAGCCCGACATTCTCCTGCTCGACATTGCCATGCCCGGGCTCGACGGCATTGAAGTCGCTCGCGCACTTGGTAAGCAGCAGGATGCGCCCGCGGTAATATTCGTGACCGCGTTCGACCAGTTCGCTGTCGCCGCGTTTGAAGTCGCGGCGGTCGACTATGTGATGAAGCCGGTCGATCAGGATCGGCTCGTGACCGCGATCGATCGCGCCAAGGCGGCCATCGAAACGCGTGACGAGGACCTCGGAGAACTCGCGACCGGCAAGGAAAAAAGTCCGTGGCTCGAGGAATTCTGGGCGAGCGACCTTTCGGGGCTCGTTCGCATTGCCGCGCGCGATATTGAACGTGTCACGGCCGAGCGCGACTATATGCGCCTCCATGTCGGCCAGCGGAGCTGGTTGATCCATCATTCGATGACCGCATTGGAAGAAGGGCTCGACCCTTCGGTGTTCGTGCGTCTCCACCGCTCCGCGATGGTGCGCCGCGATTTCATCGCCGGCTTTTCGCGCAACGCCTCGGGCCGCTGGGTCGCGAGGCTGGCTGATGGCACCGAACAACCCGTCGGCCGTCTCTACAGCGAAAAAGTCCGCGAGATCGCCGCCCGTTAA
- a CDS encoding sensor histidine kinase, giving the protein MQHSAIQGGRRAFGDLGFAAKTIGAVWAIYIVTVVVRAILSGDFDAVIINRAPTIITGVLLTFGIYFAIHSVAEGAGVKRRTIVAAVASIFAAIGQGLAFMLLAPLMNDSKAEYRVQAREGAVIIQRGQEITINRTADEPLVLTLPRIDELDTMDKARIAADAAVIWLFFFAAWSAVYIAGVSTAQVAEGRRQLAAAEAAAQAAQVRALRYQVNPHFLFNTLNSLSSLVMTGRTERAESMLMALSTFFRTSLSLDPAESVSLAEEIDLQRLYLDIEQARFPNRLSVNIDVPDHLSDVEVPALILQPIVENAIKYGVSQTREKVTITIAAKPLGDGRIQIDVHNTLPKGVSADRPRPTGTGTGLTNVCQRLETHFGGRADCRFGAVSDGYKVSIAVPALSNEEDDD; this is encoded by the coding sequence ATGCAGCATTCAGCGATTCAGGGCGGTCGGCGTGCGTTCGGAGACCTCGGTTTTGCCGCCAAGACCATCGGTGCCGTGTGGGCGATCTACATCGTCACCGTCGTCGTGCGCGCCATCCTGTCGGGCGACTTCGATGCCGTGATAATCAATCGTGCGCCGACGATCATCACCGGCGTGCTCCTCACCTTCGGCATCTATTTCGCGATCCATTCGGTCGCCGAAGGCGCGGGCGTCAAGCGCCGCACCATCGTGGCCGCGGTGGCCAGCATCTTCGCCGCCATCGGACAGGGCTTGGCTTTCATGCTGCTCGCCCCGCTGATGAACGACAGCAAGGCCGAATATCGGGTCCAGGCCCGCGAAGGCGCTGTCATCATCCAGCGCGGCCAGGAAATCACCATCAACCGCACTGCCGACGAACCGCTCGTGCTGACCCTGCCGCGGATCGACGAGCTCGACACGATGGACAAGGCCCGCATTGCTGCCGATGCAGCAGTCATCTGGCTATTCTTCTTCGCCGCGTGGAGCGCCGTCTACATCGCCGGCGTCTCGACCGCGCAGGTCGCCGAGGGACGCCGCCAGCTTGCTGCCGCCGAAGCTGCCGCCCAGGCCGCACAGGTCCGCGCGCTACGCTACCAGGTCAACCCGCACTTCCTTTTCAACACGCTCAACAGCCTGTCGTCGCTGGTCATGACGGGCCGCACTGAGCGCGCCGAGAGCATGCTGATGGCGCTGTCGACCTTCTTCCGCACCTCGCTGTCGCTCGACCCCGCCGAAAGCGTCAGCCTTGCTGAGGAAATCGATCTGCAGCGCCTCTATCTCGATATTGAGCAGGCACGCTTCCCCAACCGGCTGAGCGTCAATATCGACGTGCCCGACCATCTGTCGGACGTCGAAGTTCCGGCGCTGATCCTCCAGCCCATCGTCGAGAACGCCATCAAGTACGGCGTCAGCCAGACGCGCGAAAAGGTCACGATCACGATCGCCGCCAAGCCCCTTGGCGACGGTCGCATCCAAATCGATGTTCACAATACCTTGCCCAAGGGCGTGTCGGCCGATCGCCCCCGCCCGACCGGCACCGGCACCGGCCTCACCAACGTGTGCCAGCGCCTCGAAACCCATTTCGGCGGCCGCGCCGATTGCCGCTTTGGCGCCGTGAGCGACGGCTACAAGGTCTCGATTGCGGTCCCGGCCCTTTCCAACGAGGAAGATGATGACTGA
- a CDS encoding Mur ligase family protein yields the protein MTNHYFFCGIGGSGMLPLAAILRARGAKVSGSDRSLDAGRTAPKFDYLRSMGIDLFPQDGSGLAEGMTLVASAAIEDTVPDMVRAAELGLDRVTRPELLSQQLNTAAKSIAIGGTSGKSTVTGMVAWMLVATGREPTVMNGGVMKNFASPSAPFASALSGDPDLFVAEVDESDGSIALYTPTVAIVNNVSLDHKSMEELRSLFGNFLDAADRGAVNRDDAEALALAEGRDHVATFGFDGEATYRGTDLHLEDMGLTFTLRAKGEVVPVALPMRGRHNAENALAALAAVGELGVPLEEAASALARFLGLKRRLEKVGEVAGVAVYDDFGHNPDKVRATLRTLAHDPLLIMFQPHGYGPLNQMGEELAAVFAEHLKAGDRLYFPDPVYHGGTADKSRGSDWLSAEVRKHGGQATHIPDRDIIAARLAEEAEPGDTILVMGARDDSLIAYAQGIVASLAERS from the coding sequence ATGACCAACCACTATTTCTTCTGCGGTATCGGTGGCTCCGGAATGCTCCCGCTTGCGGCGATTTTGCGCGCTCGCGGCGCGAAGGTCTCGGGTTCGGACCGCAGTCTCGATGCCGGACGCACCGCCCCCAAATTCGACTATTTGCGCAGCATGGGGATCGACTTGTTCCCGCAGGATGGCAGCGGCCTGGCCGAGGGTATGACGCTGGTCGCCAGCGCGGCCATCGAGGACACCGTGCCCGATATGGTGCGCGCGGCCGAATTGGGTCTCGATCGCGTGACCCGCCCCGAACTACTCTCGCAGCAACTGAATACAGCCGCCAAGTCGATCGCCATCGGCGGCACCAGCGGCAAATCGACGGTTACCGGCATGGTCGCCTGGATGCTGGTCGCCACGGGGCGCGAACCCACCGTCATGAATGGCGGCGTGATGAAGAACTTCGCCTCGCCCAGCGCTCCCTTTGCGTCCGCCTTGTCGGGCGACCCCGACCTGTTCGTGGCCGAGGTGGACGAGAGCGATGGTTCGATCGCGCTCTACACGCCCACGGTCGCGATCGTGAACAATGTCAGCCTCGACCATAAATCGATGGAGGAATTGCGGTCGCTATTCGGTAATTTTCTCGACGCAGCCGACCGGGGTGCGGTCAATCGTGACGATGCCGAGGCGCTTGCGCTGGCAGAGGGCCGCGACCACGTTGCCACCTTCGGGTTCGATGGCGAGGCGACGTATCGCGGCACCGATCTTCATCTGGAGGATATGGGCCTCACCTTCACGCTGCGCGCCAAAGGCGAAGTCGTGCCCGTCGCGCTGCCCATGCGCGGGCGCCACAACGCGGAGAACGCTCTGGCCGCGCTTGCCGCCGTCGGCGAACTCGGCGTCCCGCTCGAAGAAGCCGCCAGCGCCTTGGCGCGCTTCCTTGGTCTCAAGCGTCGCCTTGAGAAAGTTGGAGAAGTTGCAGGCGTCGCGGTCTATGACGATTTCGGCCACAATCCGGACAAGGTCCGCGCCACGTTGCGCACGCTGGCCCACGACCCGCTGCTCATCATGTTCCAGCCGCACGGCTATGGCCCACTGAACCAGATGGGCGAGGAACTGGCCGCCGTCTTCGCCGAGCACCTCAAGGCGGGCGACAGGCTTTATTTTCCCGATCCTGTCTATCACGGCGGGACCGCGGACAAATCGCGCGGATCGGACTGGTTATCGGCCGAAGTCAGGAAGCATGGCGGCCAGGCCACGCACATCCCCGACCGCGACATCATCGCCGCGCGGCTTGCCGAAGAGGCAGAACCCGGCGACACGATCCTCGTCATGGGTGCGCGCGACGATAGCCTGATCGCCTATGCGCAAGGCATTGTCGCGAGCCTTGCCGAGCGCAGCTGA
- a CDS encoding methyltransferase domain-containing protein — MKSILSVAALLMSSAALAAPADVAKSAAADTRSERNVALDASRKPVELLQWAGVEQGDRVLDIFGANLYWAEIVAPAIGSEGRYTIWQPTQFFGEPAQAATGAFVQAYPYGDIATARFEDLTFEDGAYDFIILNLNAHDFWFVSERFDIPEMDPAAHVQEVADALAPGGKLLLIDHRGAPTDDPRAQVNALHRIDPAVIIDVFGDAGLYLKGTNDALANDDDDLSLNVFDEAIAGKTSRFVHLFVKPE, encoded by the coding sequence ATGAAATCGATACTTTCAGTGGCCGCCTTGCTGATGTCATCTGCGGCGTTGGCTGCGCCTGCAGACGTCGCGAAAAGCGCTGCGGCGGACACGCGGAGCGAACGCAACGTGGCGCTCGATGCCAGCCGCAAGCCGGTCGAACTGTTGCAATGGGCAGGCGTCGAGCAGGGCGACCGCGTGCTCGATATCTTCGGTGCCAATCTTTATTGGGCCGAGATTGTCGCCCCCGCGATCGGCAGTGAGGGTCGCTACACGATCTGGCAGCCGACGCAGTTTTTCGGCGAGCCGGCGCAAGCGGCAACCGGCGCTTTCGTTCAGGCCTACCCCTACGGCGATATCGCGACGGCGCGGTTCGAGGACTTGACGTTCGAGGACGGAGCGTACGACTTCATCATCCTCAATCTCAATGCGCACGATTTCTGGTTCGTCAGCGAGCGTTTCGACATTCCCGAAATGGATCCTGCCGCGCATGTACAGGAGGTCGCCGACGCACTGGCGCCTGGTGGAAAGCTATTGTTGATCGACCATCGCGGCGCACCGACGGATGATCCGCGCGCGCAGGTCAACGCGCTCCACCGGATCGATCCGGCGGTAATCATCGACGTGTTCGGGGACGCCGGACTTTATCTGAAGGGCACCAACGATGCCCTAGCGAACGACGATGACGACTTGTCGCTGAACGTGTTCGACGAGGCGATTGCGGGCAAGACGAGCCGCTTCGTCCATCTCTTCGTCAAACCCGAGTAG
- a CDS encoding energy transducer TonB has translation MRIFIAACLSTALLMTPLTAAQEGAPRAPTGKWIVDFAESQCVAALDFGEPGDPEMLLFKVIPSGNHVQVAMVSDGRKFKAKVKRGEIRVNGSKREAQLLHYGTTKDKTVYRFLMPGTVDSIASIERIELDLPGIDYDLAIPQMDKISKVLGQCLVSLREYWNVDNGKIAVGPQGDVRTIFSSRDYPAQAFRDKESGIARAFLLIDEEGKVADCTISAFAGNVLFATQTCAVMVDRLEMEPARDAKGNAVRSSYGTPSIRWIIQGGTPMDELQAEMDRLTDAAGNCIEFGGTC, from the coding sequence ATGCGTATTTTTATCGCTGCTTGTCTTTCCACCGCCTTGCTGATGACCCCGCTGACCGCGGCACAGGAGGGGGCACCACGCGCGCCGACGGGCAAGTGGATCGTCGACTTCGCCGAATCGCAATGCGTCGCGGCGCTCGATTTTGGCGAGCCGGGCGATCCTGAAATGCTGCTGTTCAAGGTCATACCTTCAGGCAACCACGTGCAGGTCGCGATGGTCAGCGACGGTCGCAAGTTCAAGGCGAAGGTCAAACGCGGCGAAATCCGGGTGAACGGATCGAAGCGCGAGGCCCAACTGCTTCATTACGGAACCACCAAAGATAAGACGGTCTATCGCTTCCTCATGCCTGGCACGGTGGATTCCATTGCATCGATCGAACGCATCGAGCTCGACTTGCCCGGCATCGATTATGATCTTGCCATCCCGCAGATGGACAAGATCAGCAAGGTGCTCGGCCAGTGCCTCGTGAGCCTTCGTGAATATTGGAATGTCGATAATGGCAAGATCGCAGTGGGGCCGCAGGGCGACGTTCGGACGATCTTCAGCAGTCGCGACTATCCGGCACAGGCGTTCCGCGACAAAGAAAGCGGCATCGCGCGCGCCTTCTTGTTGATCGACGAGGAGGGAAAAGTGGCCGACTGCACGATCAGCGCTTTCGCCGGCAACGTTCTGTTCGCGACGCAGACCTGCGCGGTGATGGTCGACCGGCTCGAAATGGAGCCGGCGCGCGATGCGAAAGGCAATGCCGTGCGCTCGAGCTATGGAACGCCGAGCATACGTTGGATCATTCAGGGTGGTACTCCGATGGACGAACTACAAGCCGAAATGGACCGCCTGACCGACGCGGCGGGCAACTGCATCGAGTTCGGGGGCACGTGCTAG